A single genomic interval of Picosynechococcus sp. PCC 7003 harbors:
- the dnaJ gene encoding molecular chaperone DnaJ — protein sequence MAGDFYEILGVSRDCGKDELKRAYRRLARQYHPDVNKDPGAEEKFKEINRAYEVLSEPETRARYDRFGEAGVSGAGAAGADYGDMGGFADIFETIFSGFGGMGTGATGGGRRRSGPMRGDDLRLDLKLDFKEAIFGGEKEIRIPHLETCKICSGSGAKAGTSANTCGTCNGTGQVRRATRTPFGSFAQVSVCPTCNGEGQVIADKCESCGGAGRKQETKKLKITIPAGVDSGTRLRVSREGDAGVKGGPPGDLYVYLAVNADKEFRRDGTNILSEIEISYLQAILGDTVKVKTVDGTEDLTIPAGLQPNKVLTLEGKGVPKLGNPVSRGDHLITVKVVIPTKVSREEKELLHQLAKLKGTEHSKGGFEGLLGNLFHNK from the coding sequence ATGGCAGGCGACTTTTACGAAATTCTCGGTGTCTCCCGTGATTGTGGGAAAGATGAACTCAAGCGGGCTTATCGTCGTCTAGCGCGTCAATATCACCCAGATGTGAATAAAGACCCTGGGGCCGAAGAAAAATTTAAAGAAATTAACCGTGCCTACGAGGTTCTCTCGGAACCGGAAACCCGAGCCCGTTATGATCGCTTTGGTGAAGCTGGGGTCTCTGGGGCCGGGGCTGCTGGCGCTGATTACGGCGACATGGGCGGCTTTGCTGATATTTTTGAGACAATTTTCAGCGGTTTTGGCGGTATGGGGACTGGTGCCACCGGGGGCGGTCGCCGACGCAGTGGGCCAATGCGGGGTGATGACCTCCGCCTAGACCTAAAGCTCGACTTTAAAGAAGCAATTTTTGGGGGAGAAAAGGAAATCCGTATTCCCCACCTAGAGACCTGTAAAATCTGTAGTGGCTCCGGGGCAAAGGCTGGCACTTCGGCAAACACCTGCGGCACCTGTAACGGTACCGGTCAAGTCCGACGGGCGACCCGCACCCCCTTTGGTAGTTTTGCCCAGGTTTCTGTTTGTCCAACCTGTAACGGAGAAGGGCAAGTAATCGCCGACAAATGTGAATCCTGCGGTGGTGCTGGCCGCAAGCAAGAGACGAAAAAGCTCAAAATCACGATTCCAGCTGGGGTTGATAGTGGCACTCGGTTGCGGGTATCGCGGGAAGGTGATGCTGGTGTAAAAGGTGGCCCGCCTGGGGATCTCTACGTTTATTTAGCTGTCAATGCTGATAAAGAGTTCCGCCGCGACGGCACGAATATCCTCTCGGAAATTGAAATTAGTTATCTCCAGGCAATCCTGGGGGACACCGTGAAGGTGAAAACTGTTGACGGCACAGAAGATTTAACTATTCCAGCAGGTTTACAGCCCAACAAAGTCCTCACCTTGGAAGGAAAAGGGGTGCCTAAACTGGGTAATCCAGTGAGCCGTGGCGATCATTTGATTACGGTCAAAGTCGTGATTCCGACAAAGGTAAGTCGGGAAGAAAAAGAACTACTGCACCAACTGGCGAAATTAAAGGGCACTGAACATAGCAAAGGTGGCTTTGAAGGGTTATTGGGGAACCTATTCCATAACAAATGA
- the dnaK gene encoding molecular chaperone DnaK produces the protein MGKVIGIDLGTTNSCVSVLEGGNPIVITNAEGARTTPSIVGFGKSEIRLVGQLAKRQSVTNAENTVYSIKRFIGRRWDDTEQERRRVPYKCVKGKDDTVDVAVRKQVFTPQEISAMVLQKLKADAEAFLGEEVFQAVITVPAYFTDAQRQATKDAGTIAGLEVLRIINEPTAAALAYGLDKQDQEQFILVFDLGGGTFDVSILQLGDGVFEVKATSGNNQLGGDDFDNAIVEWMVEKFQQLEGIDLSSDKMALQRLREAAEKAKIELSSTITTSINLPFITADDTGPKHFEIDLSRSKFEELVKDYIEATLHPVDQALKDAELTVDNIDRIILVGGSTRIPAVQQAIQGFFHGKQIDRSVNPDEAIAIGAAIQAGVLNGEVKDVLLLDVTPISLGIETLGEVFTKIIDRNTTLPTNNSQVFSTATDGQTSVEIHVLQGERALAKDNKSLGKFLLTGIPPAPRGLPQIEVSFEIDVNGILQVSAQDRGTGKEQGIKITNTGGLDPAEIEAMRAEAAKYAEQDRQRLQVVDLQNQADSLFYSLDATLRENSELLTEEVKTQLIQKRAVLEQSFTDRSFSSAEIRRLLEDFKTALLAIGSKLYDREGDTPTYQPISVVSMPDTAGNDLIEFPTEAGVVVENGEGNITGDYEAID, from the coding sequence ATGGGCAAAGTAATTGGCATCGATCTTGGCACTACCAATAGCTGTGTTTCTGTCCTTGAGGGCGGTAATCCCATTGTGATCACCAATGCAGAAGGGGCACGCACCACGCCAAGCATTGTCGGTTTTGGTAAAAGTGAGATTCGCCTCGTGGGTCAATTGGCAAAACGCCAAAGCGTAACCAATGCCGAGAACACAGTCTATAGTATCAAGCGGTTCATTGGCCGTCGCTGGGATGACACAGAACAAGAGCGGCGTCGGGTTCCTTACAAATGCGTTAAGGGAAAGGACGATACCGTTGATGTGGCGGTGCGGAAACAGGTTTTTACGCCCCAGGAAATTTCAGCAATGGTTCTCCAAAAGCTCAAGGCCGATGCAGAGGCATTTTTAGGCGAGGAGGTTTTTCAAGCGGTCATCACTGTGCCAGCCTACTTTACTGATGCCCAACGGCAAGCCACTAAAGATGCTGGGACGATCGCCGGTCTTGAGGTACTCCGAATCATTAATGAGCCTACGGCGGCAGCCCTTGCCTATGGTTTAGACAAACAGGATCAAGAACAGTTCATCCTGGTATTTGACCTTGGAGGTGGAACCTTCGATGTCTCAATCTTGCAATTGGGGGATGGGGTGTTTGAGGTCAAGGCCACGTCTGGGAACAATCAACTCGGTGGCGATGATTTCGACAATGCCATTGTGGAATGGATGGTCGAAAAGTTTCAGCAACTCGAAGGCATTGATCTAAGCAGCGATAAGATGGCCCTCCAACGGCTCCGGGAAGCGGCAGAAAAAGCCAAGATCGAATTGTCTAGCACCATTACAACGTCAATTAATTTGCCGTTTATTACCGCCGATGACACTGGCCCCAAGCATTTTGAAATTGATTTGAGTCGCTCGAAGTTTGAGGAGCTGGTCAAAGATTATATTGAGGCGACCCTCCACCCTGTAGACCAAGCTCTCAAAGATGCGGAATTAACGGTTGATAATATTGATCGAATTATTTTGGTGGGCGGCTCTACGCGCATTCCCGCAGTCCAGCAGGCTATTCAAGGTTTTTTCCATGGCAAACAAATTGACCGCTCAGTGAATCCTGACGAGGCGATCGCCATTGGTGCGGCGATCCAAGCCGGTGTCCTGAATGGCGAAGTAAAAGATGTGCTTCTCCTTGATGTCACCCCCATTTCCCTCGGCATCGAAACCCTCGGCGAAGTCTTTACCAAAATCATCGACCGTAACACCACCCTTCCCACCAACAACTCCCAAGTTTTTTCCACCGCCACCGATGGCCAAACTTCCGTAGAAATTCATGTCTTACAAGGTGAGCGGGCCCTTGCGAAAGACAATAAAAGTCTAGGGAAGTTTTTGCTTACAGGGATTCCCCCTGCTCCCCGGGGCTTACCCCAAATTGAAGTAAGCTTCGAAATTGACGTCAACGGTATTTTGCAAGTGTCCGCCCAGGATCGCGGCACCGGCAAAGAACAGGGCATTAAAATCACCAATACCGGTGGCCTTGACCCCGCTGAAATTGAAGCCATGCGCGCCGAAGCCGCAAAATACGCAGAACAAGACCGCCAGCGTCTCCAGGTAGTTGACCTTCAAAACCAAGCCGATAGCCTCTTCTATAGCCTAGATGCCACCCTGCGGGAAAATAGTGAATTGCTCACCGAAGAAGTAAAAACCCAACTCATTCAAAAACGTGCTGTTTTAGAACAATCCTTTACCGACCGTTCCTTCTCCAGTGCCGAAATTCGCCGCCTACTCGAAGACTTTAAGACGGCACTCCTGGCCATTGGCTCAAAACTCTATGACCGTGAGGGCGATACACCGACTTATCAGCCCATCTCAGTGGTTTCCATGCCAGATACTGCTGGCAATGATTTGATCGAATTTCCCACCGAGGCCGGCGTGGTCGTCGAAAATGGCGAAGGAAATATCACTGGGGATTACGAAGCAATTGACTGA
- the rsgA gene encoding small ribosomal subunit biogenesis GTPase RsgA, which produces MGPLSGDMSGGATPGNLQGTVTAVQANFYHVQLQAGAGHLLCTRRARLKKIGQRVMVGDQVIVEEADFQDRRGAIAQVLSRRTVLDRPPVANADQLLLVFALAEPSLDPWQLSRFLIKAESTGLPLLLGLNKQDLLSTTEQQSWAERLQQWGYRAVFFSVIQDAGMADLEARLKDKITVVAGPSGVGKSSLINRLIPQVALRVGEVSGKLQRGRHTTRHVELFSLPQGGLLADSPGFNQPDWSVLPQDLGGYFPEIRAQLKEENCQFKDCLHLQEPNCAVGRDWERYEIYEKFLEEAIAYREAQQQQRDEEDNLKVKITAAGKQIQEPKLATKKYRRTSRRERHQNLKDLYEKQSLDELYGDDDG; this is translated from the coding sequence ATGGGTCCGTTGTCCGGCGACATGAGTGGCGGAGCAACTCCAGGGAACCTCCAGGGAACCGTAACGGCGGTTCAGGCAAACTTCTACCATGTGCAACTCCAAGCCGGGGCAGGGCATTTGCTCTGTACACGACGGGCTCGCTTAAAAAAAATTGGTCAACGGGTCATGGTGGGAGACCAGGTCATCGTTGAGGAAGCAGATTTTCAAGACAGACGGGGGGCGATCGCGCAGGTTTTATCCCGCCGCACCGTTTTAGATCGGCCCCCTGTGGCCAATGCTGACCAACTGTTACTGGTGTTTGCCCTGGCGGAGCCATCTCTTGATCCCTGGCAACTGAGTCGCTTCTTGATCAAAGCAGAGTCAACGGGATTGCCATTATTACTCGGTCTTAATAAACAGGATTTGCTCTCGACAACAGAACAGCAGAGCTGGGCCGAACGCTTACAACAATGGGGTTATCGAGCTGTCTTTTTTAGTGTGATCCAGGATGCTGGCATGGCCGACCTAGAAGCAAGACTCAAGGATAAAATCACCGTAGTGGCTGGGCCTTCGGGGGTGGGTAAATCAAGTCTCATCAATCGTTTAATCCCTCAGGTGGCGCTACGGGTAGGCGAAGTCTCGGGCAAATTGCAACGGGGACGACACACCACCCGCCATGTGGAATTATTTTCGCTGCCCCAGGGGGGTCTCTTGGCCGATAGCCCTGGGTTTAATCAGCCGGATTGGTCGGTACTCCCCCAGGATTTGGGGGGCTATTTTCCAGAGATTCGTGCCCAACTCAAGGAAGAAAACTGCCAGTTCAAGGATTGTCTCCACCTGCAGGAACCCAACTGCGCGGTGGGACGGGATTGGGAACGCTATGAAATCTATGAGAAATTTCTTGAAGAGGCGATCGCCTACCGTGAAGCCCAGCAACAGCAACGGGATGAAGAAGACAATCTTAAAGTAAAAATTACAGCTGCAGGGAAACAAATCCAGGAACCGAAATTGGCGACCAAAAAATATCGGCGTACTTCCCGGCGGGAGCGGCACCAGAATTTAAAAGATTTATACGAGAAGCAGTCCCTCGATGAGTTGTATGGTGATGACGACGGCTAA
- a CDS encoding IctB family putative bicarbonate transporter: MAAVWQQILFLRFPFEPWLRASVSYRVFGLLQAWRGGSWLLQWAEPLGAMVLCVLLVAAPFVSTTLIGFLLLACAGYWVLLSLSDLPLGQVTGIHLLVALYGGIAAIATVLSPVKGAALSGLVQLLLYLIFFAFCARILRSPKILAGVIWVYLMVSLVVSGYGIRQEFFGVEQLATWNDPLSEFANDTRVYSYLGNPNLLAGYLLGAIAFSGVAMLIWRTKIQKTLAGAMFATNAACLFFTDSRGGWLAMVGAAVVGGLLLYSWYGDRLSPFWRKWLLPLCFGFGAGLILIAVLGVDAIRLRLLSIFSWRGDSSNNFRINVWWAVLRMIGDRPLLGIGPGHDAFNAVYPQYMESRFSALSAYSIFLETAVETGLLGLTTFVWLLINIFSQALQSLKDFQSRHKIEGLWLVGAIAAMTGLLIQGLFDTVWYRPQVNTLWWLMVGIIAAQIPPSQPTGRDNPSS, encoded by the coding sequence ATGGCGGCAGTGTGGCAGCAAATTCTCTTTTTGCGCTTTCCCTTTGAGCCTTGGTTACGGGCCAGTGTAAGTTATCGGGTGTTCGGACTTTTACAGGCTTGGCGGGGCGGTAGTTGGTTATTGCAATGGGCAGAGCCCCTAGGGGCAATGGTTCTCTGCGTGTTACTGGTGGCAGCGCCCTTTGTTTCGACAACCTTAATCGGGTTTTTGCTGTTGGCCTGTGCGGGCTATTGGGTTTTACTGAGCCTGTCGGATCTCCCCCTAGGACAAGTGACAGGGATTCATCTTTTGGTGGCTCTGTATGGGGGCATTGCGGCGATCGCCACGGTCTTGTCACCGGTTAAGGGAGCGGCCTTATCGGGATTGGTGCAACTGTTGCTATATCTAATTTTCTTTGCATTTTGTGCGCGGATATTGCGATCGCCCAAAATTCTCGCAGGGGTCATTTGGGTGTATTTAATGGTGTCCCTGGTGGTGAGTGGCTATGGGATTCGCCAGGAATTTTTTGGGGTAGAACAGTTGGCCACCTGGAATGACCCCTTGTCGGAATTTGCCAATGACACTAGGGTCTACAGCTATCTGGGGAATCCAAATCTCCTGGCCGGTTATCTGCTGGGGGCGATCGCCTTTAGTGGGGTAGCGATGCTAATTTGGCGCACCAAGATCCAGAAAACCCTAGCAGGGGCCATGTTTGCGACCAATGCAGCCTGCCTATTTTTTACCGATAGTCGGGGTGGTTGGTTAGCCATGGTGGGGGCCGCCGTTGTGGGAGGGTTATTGCTCTACAGTTGGTATGGCGATCGCCTCAGTCCTTTTTGGCGCAAATGGTTGCTGCCCCTGTGTTTTGGTTTTGGGGCGGGGCTAATCCTGATTGCGGTATTGGGTGTTGATGCCATTCGTCTGCGGTTGTTGAGTATTTTTTCCTGGCGGGGCGATAGTAGTAATAATTTTCGGATTAATGTGTGGTGGGCGGTACTGCGGATGATTGGCGATCGCCCCCTGTTGGGGATTGGGCCAGGCCATGACGCCTTTAATGCGGTGTATCCCCAGTATATGGAAAGTCGTTTTTCTGCCCTGAGTGCCTATTCTATTTTTTTGGAAACTGCTGTGGAAACAGGCTTACTAGGTTTGACCACGTTTGTGTGGTTGCTGATTAATATCTTTAGCCAAGCTTTACAAAGCCTTAAAGACTTTCAGTCCCGGCATAAAATAGAAGGACTCTGGTTAGTTGGGGCGATCGCCGCTATGACTGGGCTATTGATCCAAGGTCTATTTGATACCGTTTGGTATCGCCCCCAGGTCAATACCCTCTGGTGGTTGATGGTGGGCATTATTGCCGCCCAAATCCCCCCGTCCCAACCCACCGGAAGAGACAACCCCAGCTCTTAA
- a CDS encoding sulfurtransferase TusA family protein yields MSNPQPLEADARLDLRGTPCPINFVRTKLQLKKMAPNALLEVWLDAGEPMEQVPDSLTMEGYLVEKAIAQPEGHYALWVRCPAT; encoded by the coding sequence ATGAGCAATCCGCAACCATTAGAGGCAGACGCACGGTTAGATTTGCGGGGGACACCCTGCCCGATTAATTTTGTGCGTACGAAATTACAACTGAAGAAAATGGCCCCCAATGCCCTGCTAGAAGTGTGGCTTGATGCGGGGGAACCCATGGAGCAGGTGCCGGATAGTTTGACGATGGAAGGGTATTTGGTAGAAAAGGCGATCGCCCAACCGGAGGGCCATTACGCATTATGGGTCCGTTGTCCGGCGACATGA
- the grpE gene encoding nucleotide exchange factor GrpE, translating to MVEDAKNLDSPIDPGSTPESVSDEAPETTIESNLGEDAATIEAQVETNTDTADQAPDQEADDTPLDGAELEAVIAALQQEVSTLRQQLSTQSQQTENFKSQYMRIAADFENFRKRTSKEKEEMELRIKCNTVNEILGAVDNFERARLQIKPSTDGEMTIHKSYQGVYKQLVDGLKKIGVSAMRPEGEEFDPNFHEAIFQEPTSEHPEGTVIEQVVRGYLLGDMVLRHAMVKVAAAPEETPNDETSTSES from the coding sequence ATGGTAGAAGACGCGAAAAATCTTGATAGCCCAATTGATCCAGGAAGCACGCCCGAGTCTGTTTCCGACGAGGCCCCCGAGACAACCATCGAGTCTAACCTTGGGGAGGATGCCGCGACGATCGAAGCTCAAGTCGAAACAAACACCGATACAGCAGACCAAGCCCCTGACCAGGAGGCCGATGACACGCCCCTCGATGGTGCCGAACTAGAAGCTGTCATTGCCGCCCTCCAGCAGGAGGTCAGTACCCTGCGTCAACAGCTCAGTACCCAAAGTCAACAAACCGAAAATTTCAAAAGCCAATATATGCGGATCGCCGCCGACTTTGAAAATTTTCGCAAACGCACCAGTAAAGAAAAAGAAGAAATGGAATTGCGCATCAAGTGCAATACCGTCAATGAAATCCTGGGGGCCGTTGACAACTTTGAGCGGGCTAGACTGCAGATCAAGCCTTCCACCGATGGTGAAATGACAATTCACAAAAGCTATCAAGGAGTTTACAAACAACTTGTCGATGGCCTGAAAAAAATTGGCGTCTCTGCGATGCGTCCCGAGGGCGAAGAATTTGATCCCAATTTCCACGAGGCGATCTTCCAAGAACCCACCAGTGAGCACCCAGAAGGCACTGTGATTGAACAGGTCGTGCGTGGCTATCTTTTAGGAGATATGGTGCTACGCCATGCCATGGTTAAGGTTGCCGCTGCTCCTGAAGAAACGCCTAACGACGAAACCAGCACCAGTGAAAGTTAA